In Acidobacteriota bacterium, the following proteins share a genomic window:
- a CDS encoding histidine kinase encodes MKNQLDALINELVEHDILFEDAVCEFEKRFIRKVLEMNNGNLCKAAKALHLHRNTLSRKIAALKVDHQPKRRKQARS; translated from the coding sequence GTGAAGAACCAGCTCGATGCTCTCATCAATGAGTTAGTCGAACACGACATCCTCTTTGAGGATGCCGTCTGCGAGTTCGAAAAACGATTTATCAGGAAGGTCCTGGAAATGAATAACGGAAACCTTTGCAAGGCCGCCAAGGCCCTCCATCTCCACCGCAATACATTAAGCCGAAAGATCGCAGCATTGAAGGTTGACCACCAGCCAAAGCGCCGAAAACAAGCCCGCAGCTAA